One window of Electrophorus electricus isolate fEleEle1 chromosome 24, fEleEle1.pri, whole genome shotgun sequence genomic DNA carries:
- the lzic gene encoding protein LZIC: MASRGKSETGKLKQNMEEQLDRLMQQLQDLEECREELDNEEYEETKKETLEQLSEFNESLMKLMSGNMTLVDELGGMQLAIQAAISQAFKTPEVIRLFAKKQPGQLRTRLAEMDRDMMVGKLPRDQYTEQKVEILSALRKLGEKLTTEDDAFLAANASATLSQFEKISANLGSEDKIMALASSGVEKTSA, encoded by the exons CAAATCAGAAACGGGTAAGCTAAAGCAGAACATGGAGGAGCAACTGGATAGGCTAATGCAACAACTTCAAGATTTAGAGGAATGCAG AGAAGAGCTTGACAATGAGGAATACgaggaaacaaaaaaagagacattGGAGCAGTTGAGTGAGTTCAATGAGTCATTAATGAAGCTCATGTCGGGGAACATGACCCTTGTTGATGAACTAGGAGGGATGCAACTG gCTATCCAAGCTGCCATTAGCCAGGCGTTTAAGACCCCTGAAGTTATTCGACTGTTTGCTAAGAAGCAGCCCGGACAGTTAAGGACACGGCTAGCAGAG ATGGACCGTGATATGATGGTGGGGAAACTTCCTAGAGACCAGTACACTGAGCAGAAAGTAGAGATCCTATCAGCTCTGAGAAAACTGGGAGAGAAG CTTACAACTGAGGATGATGCTTTTCTTGCAGCAAATGCTAGTGCAACTCTCAGCCAATTTGAGAAGATTTCTGCTAACCTGG GATCAGAAGATAAAATAATGGCCTTAGCAAGTTCTGGAGTTGAAAAGACCTCAGCCTAG